The Methylomagnum ishizawai genome has a window encoding:
- the fba gene encoding class II fructose-bisphosphate aldolase (catalyzes the reversible aldol condensation of dihydroxyacetonephosphate and glyceraldehyde 3-phosphate in the Calvin cycle, glycolysis, and/or gluconeogenesis): MALITLRQLLDHAAENDYGLPAFNVNNMEQVQAIMEAASAVDSPVILQGSAGARSYAGEPFLRHLILAALEQYPHIPICMHQDHGAAPGVCMRSIQSGFSSVMMDGSLQEDAKTPSSYEYNVQVTRLVADMAHACGVSVEGELGCLGSLEEGKASLDHSLLLTDPNEAADFVQKTHVDALAIAIGTSHGAYKFSQKPSGKVLRIDRVREIHARIPSVHLVMHGSSSVPEDWLAIINSYGGDMGQTYGVPVEEIVEGIKNGVRKVNIDTDLRMASTGAIRKHLAEDKKNFDPRKFLKEATKGMTGICKARYQAFNSAGQASKLKKVYNLEEMSKRYAKGELDPVVN, translated from the coding sequence ATGGCACTCATTACCCTCAGGCAGTTGCTCGACCACGCCGCCGAGAACGACTACGGTTTGCCGGCTTTCAACGTCAATAACATGGAACAGGTGCAGGCGATCATGGAAGCGGCTTCCGCCGTGGATTCCCCGGTGATCCTGCAAGGCTCCGCCGGTGCGCGCTCCTACGCCGGCGAACCCTTCCTGCGCCACCTGATCCTGGCCGCGCTGGAGCAGTACCCGCACATCCCCATCTGTATGCACCAGGACCACGGCGCGGCTCCCGGCGTGTGCATGCGCTCCATCCAATCCGGCTTCAGCTCGGTCATGATGGACGGCTCCCTGCAAGAAGACGCCAAGACCCCTTCCAGCTATGAATACAATGTCCAGGTGACCCGCCTGGTGGCCGACATGGCCCATGCCTGCGGCGTGTCCGTGGAAGGCGAACTGGGCTGCCTGGGTTCCCTGGAGGAAGGCAAGGCCAGCCTGGATCATTCCCTGCTGCTGACCGACCCGAACGAAGCCGCCGATTTCGTCCAGAAGACCCACGTGGACGCGCTGGCCATCGCCATCGGCACCAGCCACGGCGCGTACAAGTTCAGCCAGAAGCCCTCCGGCAAGGTGCTGCGCATCGACCGCGTCCGTGAAATCCACGCCCGCATCCCCAGCGTCCACCTCGTGATGCACGGTTCCTCCTCCGTGCCGGAAGATTGGCTGGCGATCATCAACAGCTATGGCGGCGACATGGGCCAGACCTACGGCGTGCCGGTCGAGGAAATCGTCGAAGGCATCAAGAACGGCGTCCGCAAGGTCAACATCGACACCGACCTGCGCATGGCCTCCACCGGCGCCATCCGCAAGCACCTGGCGGAAGACAAAAAGAACTTCGACCCGCGCAAGTTCCTGAAGGAAGCCACCAAGGGCATGACCGGCATCTGCAAGGCCCGTTACCAAGCCTTCAACTCCGCCGGCCAAGCCTCGAAGCTCAAGAAGGTCTACAACCTGGAAGAAATGAGCAAGCGCTACGCCAAGGGCGAACTCGACCCGGTCGTGAACTAA
- a CDS encoding phosphoribulokinase, with product MSKQHPIISITGSSGAGTTNAKRAFERLFRRLNIQRPAIVEGDSFHRYDRVEMRRRVAAAQSRGEYFSHFALEANLLEELEALFREYGENGTGRRRHYIHDEEESRKHGGTKPGTFTPWEELPANTDLLFYEGLHGAVRHGNIDIRRYADLSVGIVPIVNLEWIQKIHRDTAERGYKPEDVTATILRRMHDYVHVITPQFSETDINFQRVPTVDTSNPFAARDIPTAEESFVIIRINEPRKFAVDFGYLLSKLRNSFMSRHNSIVIPGRKLELAMEIIFLPILERMMEEKARSRD from the coding sequence ATGTCCAAGCAGCACCCCATCATCTCGATCACCGGATCGTCGGGAGCGGGCACGACCAATGCCAAGCGGGCTTTCGAGCGCCTGTTCCGCCGCCTGAATATCCAACGCCCGGCCATCGTAGAGGGCGACAGCTTCCACCGCTACGACCGGGTGGAGATGCGCCGCCGCGTCGCCGCCGCGCAAAGCCGGGGCGAATATTTCAGCCATTTCGCCCTCGAGGCCAACCTGCTGGAGGAACTCGAAGCCCTGTTCCGCGAATACGGCGAGAACGGCACGGGCCGCCGCCGCCACTATATCCACGACGAGGAGGAAAGCCGCAAACACGGCGGCACCAAGCCGGGCACCTTCACACCCTGGGAAGAACTGCCGGCCAACACCGACCTGTTGTTCTACGAAGGCCTGCACGGGGCCGTGCGGCACGGAAATATCGATATCCGCCGCTACGCCGACCTTTCGGTGGGGATCGTGCCCATCGTCAACCTGGAATGGATCCAGAAAATCCACCGCGACACCGCCGAGCGCGGCTACAAACCCGAGGACGTGACCGCGACCATCCTGCGCCGCATGCACGATTACGTCCACGTCATCACCCCGCAATTCTCCGAGACCGATATCAATTTCCAGCGGGTGCCGACGGTCGATACCTCGAACCCCTTCGCCGCGCGGGACATTCCCACCGCCGAGGAAAGCTTCGTCATCATCCGTATCAACGAACCCAGGAAATTCGCGGTGGATTTCGGCTATCTGCTGTCGAAGCTGCGCAATTCCTTCATGTCGCGGCACAACTCCATCGTGATACCGGGCAGGAAACTGGAACTGGCGATGGAAATCATCTTCCTGCCCATCCTGGAACGGATGATGGAGGAAAAAGCCCGCAGCCGGGATTAG
- a CDS encoding ABC transporter ATP-binding protein has translation MSQPVILFEGVGKKFRRSLAAAAWYGLEDCARALAGRKPPERLREQEFWALRDVSFAAGRGECVGIIGPNGAGKSTLLKLVDREYRPDTGRIATQGAVKSLVRLGAGLQPLLTGRENTYLKCAELGLDKRETDALLDRIVAFSGLEKSLDAQVKHYSDGMYARLEFSIATCVPMDILLIDEVLAVGDIAFQMRCLERLDQLKRLGTTILFVSHSEMNVRQVADRCLLLFDGEALAFGATDALFLKYYESLGFVQRALKPLGLAPEPPTVPTDAVSITRLAMEGGMAGSSKARTGGALILMVDYAAKLPVDRAALVLEFRGAADLLMATLDSELNGAAVALAGRGRLRVDVPFLGLAAGIYRVAGGFRRDGAWLGYAPDLLRLTVEQGGDVETSGLFALRAGIEALD, from the coding sequence GTGTCCCAGCCCGTCATCTTGTTCGAGGGGGTCGGCAAGAAATTCCGCCGTTCCCTTGCCGCCGCCGCCTGGTACGGCCTGGAGGATTGTGCCCGTGCCTTGGCGGGCCGGAAACCGCCGGAACGGCTGCGCGAACAGGAGTTCTGGGCCTTGCGCGATGTCTCGTTCGCCGCCGGGCGCGGGGAATGCGTCGGTATCATCGGCCCGAACGGCGCGGGCAAAAGCACCTTGCTCAAGCTGGTGGACCGCGAATACCGCCCGGATACGGGCCGCATCGCCACCCAAGGCGCGGTCAAATCCCTGGTCCGGCTGGGCGCGGGGCTGCAACCCTTGCTGACCGGGCGTGAAAACACCTATCTGAAATGCGCCGAACTGGGCCTCGACAAGCGCGAAACCGATGCCCTGTTGGACCGGATCGTGGCTTTCTCGGGCCTTGAAAAATCCCTCGACGCCCAGGTCAAGCATTATTCCGACGGCATGTACGCCCGCTTGGAATTCTCCATCGCCACCTGCGTGCCCATGGATATCCTGCTCATCGACGAGGTGCTGGCGGTGGGCGATATCGCTTTCCAGATGCGTTGCCTGGAACGGTTGGACCAGCTCAAGCGCCTGGGCACCACCATCCTGTTCGTCTCCCACTCCGAGATGAACGTGCGGCAGGTCGCCGACCGCTGCCTGCTCCTGTTCGATGGCGAAGCCCTGGCGTTCGGGGCCACCGATGCCCTGTTCCTCAAATATTACGAATCCCTGGGCTTCGTCCAGCGGGCGCTCAAGCCCTTGGGATTGGCACCGGAACCGCCCACCGTCCCGACCGATGCGGTGTCCATCACCCGCTTGGCGATGGAGGGCGGGATGGCCGGATCGTCCAAGGCGCGGACCGGCGGGGCTTTGATCCTGATGGTGGATTACGCGGCGAAGCTCCCAGTGGACCGGGCCGCGCTGGTGCTGGAATTCCGGGGCGCGGCGGATTTGCTGATGGCGACCCTCGACTCCGAACTGAACGGCGCGGCGGTGGCTTTGGCCGGACGGGGGCGTTTACGGGTGGATGTGCCGTTCCTGGGGCTCGCGGCGGGAATTTACCGGGTCGCGGGCGGTTTCCGGCGGGATGGCGCGTGGCTGGGCTATGCCCCGGACCTGCTGCGCTTGACGGTGGAACAGGGCGGCGATGTGGAAACTTCCGGGCTGTTCGCCCTCCGCGCCGGGATCGAGGCGCTGGACTAA
- a CDS encoding heme biosynthesis HemY N-terminal domain-containing protein, with protein sequence MKRKLIFSSVALLLAIVLIVVAYRWLVAHGNAGYVIIGINQWVLETSLYVMVVTTALGFVTFYIALRLISKALSLPQALKQRSHEQRGRRSQEALITGLLETTEGQWEKAERNLIRHAADSGLPLINYLTAARAAHSRGAHEQRDEYLNLARQAVPKAELAVAITRAELQLSTKQFDQALESLTHLNQIAPSHAAVLRLTHQLYAQMEDWEALHRLIPALHKNKVLMEAEIRRLEADTYAALLRRRAETRDAMQLRELWAHIPQHIRELTSLESLYCAAMIEAGAGAEVEELLRLALGRDWNETLLVLYGCIQMADTEGQLHHAETWLELHPRDPVLLRVLGKLALRIKQRDKARDYIRGSLDIEPSLEAYQLMGDLLFAQKDYVAASHYYRNGLMFASNEAVAAIEEEQQEAAVAESAEASATPAGT encoded by the coding sequence GTGAAAAGAAAACTGATCTTTTCCTCGGTCGCGCTCCTGCTCGCCATCGTCCTGATCGTGGTCGCCTATCGTTGGTTGGTGGCGCATGGCAACGCGGGCTATGTGATCATCGGGATCAACCAATGGGTGTTGGAAACCTCGTTGTACGTGATGGTGGTCACCACGGCGCTCGGCTTCGTCACCTTCTATATCGCGCTGCGCTTGATTTCCAAAGCCCTGAGCCTCCCGCAAGCCCTCAAGCAGCGTAGCCATGAGCAGCGGGGCCGCCGTTCGCAGGAAGCCTTGATTACCGGCTTGCTGGAAACCACCGAGGGCCAGTGGGAAAAAGCCGAGCGCAACCTGATCCGCCATGCCGCCGATAGCGGCCTCCCGCTCATCAATTATCTGACGGCGGCACGGGCGGCCCATTCCCGCGGCGCCCACGAGCAGCGCGACGAATACCTGAACCTCGCCCGCCAAGCCGTGCCCAAGGCCGAATTGGCCGTCGCCATCACCCGCGCCGAACTGCAATTGTCCACCAAGCAGTTCGACCAAGCCCTGGAATCCCTGACCCATCTCAACCAGATCGCGCCCAGCCATGCGGCGGTGTTGCGGCTCACTCATCAGTTGTACGCGCAGATGGAGGATTGGGAGGCGCTGCACCGGTTGATTCCGGCCCTGCACAAGAACAAGGTCTTGATGGAGGCGGAAATCCGCCGCTTGGAAGCCGATACCTATGCCGCCCTGCTGCGCCGCCGCGCCGAAACCCGCGATGCCATGCAGTTGCGCGAACTGTGGGCGCATATCCCCCAGCACATCCGCGAACTGACCAGCCTCGAATCCCTGTATTGCGCCGCCATGATCGAGGCCGGGGCCGGGGCGGAGGTCGAGGAGTTGTTGCGGCTGGCCTTGGGCCGGGATTGGAACGAGACCTTGTTGGTGTTGTATGGCTGCATCCAGATGGCCGATACCGAAGGCCAGTTGCACCACGCCGAAACCTGGCTGGAACTGCATCCCCGCGACCCCGTGTTGCTGCGGGTGCTGGGCAAGCTGGCCCTGCGGATCAAGCAAAGGGACAAGGCCCGCGACTATATCCGCGGCAGCCTGGATATCGAACCCAGCCTCGAAGCCTACCAACTCATGGGCGATTTGCTGTTCGCCCAGAAGGACTATGTCGCCGCCAGCCATTATTACCGCAACGGACTGATGTTCGCGTCCAACGAGGCCGTGGCCGCCATCGAGGAAGAGCAACAGGAGGCCGCGGTGGCCGAGTCCGCCGAAGCGTCCGCGACACCCGCCGGAACCTGA
- a CDS encoding uroporphyrinogen-III C-methyltransferase: protein MSATEPSAGTTGPEAVAKPAAPEARPPKTRSMAWVGYIILLAVLVIAAGGWYLLKELRSRQEGLGGQLSNKDQQLQNVVQQLGALQAEMAALHAQITTAQTQVTTEDSKVERELGEQAARLNDRIDMTRNEIGGAVQAIQRQLNRSRGDLMVADAEYLLSIANQKLHLVGDVKAVLAALEAADQRLHDSGDPAVFKVREALAEEIGLLKKMDAPDVVGLSAQLLALENKAKKLPLFLPHAGTIKEHGGNAPGTAGEHGSALEDIKGLVTVRHANRPIEEILEPAQAEALRQILLLKLETTRAALLRGDETLYKTSLASASDWLKEHFDTGVPATQEVADELNGLAAHDLSVPLPDISQSLTLLRNIERLRLEAEENLGKPKPQAAPEPKPAEPSKPAEDEDEDTDEPGAQP, encoded by the coding sequence ATGTCGGCCACCGAACCCTCCGCCGGCACCACGGGGCCGGAGGCCGTGGCTAAACCCGCCGCGCCCGAAGCCCGGCCCCCCAAAACCCGCAGCATGGCGTGGGTGGGCTATATCATCTTGTTGGCCGTGCTGGTGATCGCGGCGGGCGGTTGGTATCTGCTCAAGGAGTTGCGTTCCAGGCAGGAGGGCTTGGGCGGGCAATTGAGCAACAAGGACCAGCAACTCCAGAACGTGGTCCAGCAATTGGGCGCCCTGCAAGCGGAAATGGCCGCGCTCCATGCCCAAATTACCACCGCCCAGACCCAGGTCACCACCGAGGATTCCAAGGTCGAACGCGAACTCGGCGAACAGGCCGCCCGCCTGAACGACCGCATCGATATGACCCGCAACGAAATCGGCGGGGCCGTGCAGGCCATCCAGCGCCAGTTGAACCGCAGCCGGGGCGATTTGATGGTGGCCGATGCCGAATATCTCCTGAGCATCGCCAATCAAAAGCTGCATCTGGTCGGCGATGTGAAGGCGGTGCTGGCCGCGTTGGAGGCGGCGGACCAACGCTTGCACGATAGCGGCGATCCGGCGGTGTTCAAGGTGCGCGAGGCGCTGGCCGAGGAAATCGGCCTCCTGAAGAAGATGGACGCGCCCGATGTGGTCGGCCTGTCCGCGCAACTGCTGGCCTTGGAGAACAAGGCCAAGAAGTTGCCCTTGTTCCTGCCCCACGCGGGCACGATCAAGGAACATGGCGGGAACGCGCCCGGAACCGCGGGCGAACACGGATCGGCCTTGGAGGATATCAAGGGCTTGGTCACGGTACGCCATGCCAACCGCCCGATAGAGGAAATCCTCGAACCGGCCCAGGCCGAAGCCCTGCGCCAAATCCTCCTGCTCAAGCTGGAAACCACCCGCGCCGCCTTGCTGCGGGGTGACGAAACCCTCTACAAGACCAGCCTCGCCTCGGCCAGCGATTGGCTCAAGGAGCATTTCGATACCGGCGTCCCGGCGACCCAGGAAGTCGCGGACGAGTTGAACGGCTTGGCCGCGCACGATCTCAGCGTACCGCTGCCGGACATCAGCCAGTCCCTGACCCTGCTGCGGAATATCGAACGGCTACGGCTGGAAGCCGAGGAAAACCTGGGCAAGCCCAAACCGCAAGCGGCTCCCGAGCCGAAGCCCGCCGAACCGTCTAAGCCCGCCGAAGACGAGGACGAGGACACCGACGAACCGGGAGCGCAGCCGTGA
- a CDS encoding uroporphyrinogen-III synthase, with translation MAATGPLAGRTLLVTRPADQAEGLCASIEAAGGRAWRWPLLEIVPVGDAAPALALLNRDDWDWLVFVSANAVRCAAGLRAWTRRGSGSTRIAAVGAATAQALAETGMRVDLIPKPQFNSESLLAAPEFAQVLGKRILIVRGAGGREWLARTLAERGAETAYAEVYQRCRSQADPACLVEAWNEGGVDMALATSGEALAHLMDLLGEAGPALADQTPLAVIGGRIAQQARERGWRRVVVAEPASDDGIMAAIIGFYREGGIRRDPPGLP, from the coding sequence ATGGCGGCGACCGGGCCACTCGCGGGCCGCACCCTCCTGGTGACCCGCCCGGCGGACCAAGCCGAGGGTTTGTGCGCGTCGATCGAAGCCGCCGGGGGCAGGGCGTGGCGCTGGCCGTTGCTGGAAATCGTGCCGGTCGGGGACGCCGCCCCGGCGCTCGCCCTCTTGAACCGCGACGACTGGGATTGGCTGGTTTTCGTCAGCGCCAACGCCGTGCGTTGCGCGGCTGGCTTGCGGGCCTGGACCCGGCGCGGCTCGGGTTCCACGCGGATCGCGGCGGTCGGCGCAGCCACCGCCCAGGCGCTGGCCGAAACCGGGATGCGGGTAGACCTGATTCCCAAACCGCAGTTTAATAGCGAGTCGCTGTTGGCCGCCCCCGAATTCGCCCAGGTTTTGGGCAAGCGCATCCTTATCGTGCGCGGTGCCGGGGGACGCGAATGGCTGGCCCGGACCTTGGCGGAACGCGGTGCCGAAACGGCCTATGCCGAAGTCTACCAGCGGTGCCGCTCCCAAGCCGACCCTGCCTGCTTGGTCGAAGCTTGGAACGAGGGCGGTGTCGATATGGCGCTGGCGACCAGCGGCGAAGCCCTGGCCCATCTCATGGACTTGCTGGGCGAGGCCGGACCCGCGCTCGCCGATCAAACACCCTTGGCCGTGATCGGCGGGCGCATCGCGCAACAAGCCCGCGAGCGGGGATGGCGGCGGGTGGTCGTGGCGGAACCGGCCAGCGACGATGGCATCATGGCGGCGATCATCGGCTTTTATCGGGAAGGGGGAATCCGGCGCGATCCGCCCGGTCTTCCATAA
- the hemC gene encoding hydroxymethylbilane synthase translates to MPNPIRIATRKSPLALWQAEHVATRLKAAHPGLEIELVKLVTRGDKILDAPLAKVGGKGLFVKELEQGIFEGTADLAVHSMKDVPAELPEGLHLAAILEREDPRDAFVSLCHASLAALPSEARIGTSSLRRQCQLKLLLPHCRTEVLRGNVETRLAKLESEGYDAIILAAAGLKRLGLAGRITEFLEPETSLPAVGQGAIGIECRRDDARINALLSVLHHPATAIRVAAERAFNTRLNGGCQVPIAGYAELSGDDLRLRGLVGDPEGGAVVRGEIAGNSAAAEQLGIALADDLLARGADRILRDLYG, encoded by the coding sequence GTGCCAAACCCGATCCGCATCGCCACCCGTAAAAGTCCGCTCGCCCTCTGGCAGGCCGAGCATGTCGCCACGCGCTTGAAAGCGGCCCATCCCGGCCTCGAAATCGAGCTGGTGAAGCTGGTCACCCGTGGCGATAAGATTCTCGACGCCCCGCTCGCCAAGGTCGGCGGCAAGGGCTTGTTCGTCAAGGAATTGGAGCAGGGCATTTTCGAGGGGACCGCCGACCTGGCGGTGCATTCCATGAAGGACGTGCCCGCCGAATTGCCGGAAGGGCTCCACCTCGCCGCCATCTTGGAGCGCGAAGACCCCCGCGACGCCTTCGTCTCGCTATGCCACGCCTCCCTTGCCGCATTACCGTCCGAGGCACGGATCGGCACTTCCAGCCTGCGCCGCCAATGCCAGCTCAAGCTGCTGTTGCCCCACTGCCGGACCGAAGTCCTGCGCGGCAATGTCGAAACCCGGCTCGCCAAACTGGAAAGCGAGGGCTACGACGCCATCATCCTCGCCGCCGCCGGTTTGAAGCGGCTGGGCCTCGCGGGGCGCATCACCGAATTCCTCGAACCCGAAACCAGCCTGCCCGCCGTCGGCCAGGGCGCTATCGGCATCGAATGCCGGCGCGACGATGCGCGGATCAACGCGCTGTTGAGCGTCCTCCACCATCCGGCCACGGCGATCCGCGTCGCCGCCGAGCGGGCTTTCAACACCCGGCTGAACGGCGGCTGCCAGGTGCCTATCGCGGGCTATGCCGAATTGTCCGGCGACGATCTGCGCCTGCGCGGCTTGGTGGGCGATCCCGAGGGCGGTGCCGTGGTCCGGGGCGAAATCGCCGGGAACAGCGCCGCGGCGGAACAACTGGGCATCGCGCTGGCGGATGATTTATTGGCGCGGGGTGCCGACCGCATCCTCCGGGATTTGTACGGCTGA
- the hemW gene encoding radical SAM family heme chaperone HemW, giving the protein MPNPPPLSLYIHIPWCVRKCPYCDFNSHAAADDRPERAYIDALLLDLEAELPAVTGRAVATIFIGGGTPSLFSAEGIARLLDGVRVRVVLAPDAEITLEANPGTAESGKFRGFRQAGVNRLSLGIQSFDPNHLRALGRIHGREEALAAAELARAAGFSNFNLDLMFGLPEQTEAEALADIHTALALAPTHLSFYQLTLEPNTVFHKYPPRLPEDDDIWTIQRACQSALAGRGYRQYEVSAYAREGWRCRHNLNYWRFGDYLGIGAGAHGKITDPATGTVTRTWKIKHPQHYLDAGGQPGLQGGRATVATEALPFEFLMNALRLKEGFPEPLFAERTGLPLDALAPELCHCLDEGLLERQGGYIRCTDLGFNFLDNILQRFLHA; this is encoded by the coding sequence ATGCCGAATCCACCGCCTTTGAGCCTCTACATCCATATCCCCTGGTGCGTCCGCAAATGCCCGTATTGCGACTTCAATTCGCACGCGGCGGCGGACGACCGGCCTGAACGCGCCTACATCGACGCGCTGTTGCTGGACCTGGAGGCTGAACTGCCCGCCGTGACGGGCCGCGCCGTAGCCACCATTTTCATCGGCGGCGGCACCCCGAGCCTGTTCAGCGCCGAGGGCATCGCCCGCTTGCTCGACGGCGTCCGCGTGCGCGTCGTCCTCGCCCCAGACGCCGAAATCACCCTGGAAGCCAATCCCGGCACGGCGGAAAGCGGCAAATTCCGGGGCTTCCGGCAGGCGGGCGTGAACCGCCTCTCCCTCGGCATCCAAAGTTTCGACCCAAACCACCTGCGGGCGCTGGGCCGCATCCATGGCCGCGAGGAAGCCCTGGCGGCGGCGGAACTGGCGCGGGCCGCCGGTTTCAGCAACTTCAACCTGGACCTGATGTTCGGCCTGCCGGAGCAAACCGAAGCCGAGGCCCTGGCCGATATCCACACCGCCCTGGCCCTCGCGCCCACCCACCTGTCGTTCTACCAACTCACCCTGGAACCCAATACCGTGTTCCACAAATATCCGCCGCGCCTGCCGGAGGACGATGATATCTGGACTATCCAACGCGCCTGCCAGTCCGCGCTGGCCGGGCGCGGTTATCGGCAATACGAGGTCTCGGCCTATGCGCGGGAAGGTTGGCGCTGCCGGCACAACCTGAACTACTGGCGCTTCGGCGATTACCTGGGGATAGGGGCCGGTGCCCACGGCAAAATCACCGACCCGGCGACCGGCACCGTGACCCGCACCTGGAAAATCAAGCACCCCCAGCATTACCTGGACGCCGGCGGCCAGCCCGGCCTGCAAGGTGGACGCGCAACGGTCGCGACAGAAGCCCTGCCCTTCGAGTTTTTGATGAACGCCCTGCGGCTGAAAGAAGGCTTCCCCGAACCCCTGTTCGCCGAACGCACCGGACTCCCGCTCGACGCCCTGGCCCCGGAACTCTGCCACTGCCTGGACGAGGGCCTGCTGGAACGGCAGGGCGGCTATATCCGTTGCACCGACCTCGGCTTCAACTTCCTCGACAATATCTTGCAACGGTTTTTACATGCCTAG
- a CDS encoding DUF58 domain-containing protein, with translation MPSAPLPAAVRPGLDELIRLSQPAAGLSLARATVRALQSGQYLTAFKGRGMEFDETRPYAQGDDVRQLDWKVTARTGKPHTKLFREERERPVFLSVDYRAAMFFATRGMFKSAMAARLAALIAWSARAHGDRVGGQIFSEAGRVEFKPDHGHRAVLRLLKALVDQADPAAGGSAEAALEDALSRLPRHARPGSLVFVFSDFRHLNAQGEAALSRLARHCDGVLVMVSDPMEQALPLGRHRYAMAGRELLVDANRDTAAEHERRFLERQQRVRSLALGHGLRFVACRTLDDPLLVLQQGIRRHPA, from the coding sequence ATGCCTAGCGCCCCGCTCCCCGCCGCCGTCCGCCCCGGCCTCGACGAATTGATCCGCCTGAGCCAACCCGCCGCCGGGCTGAGCCTGGCCCGCGCCACCGTCCGCGCCTTGCAAAGCGGCCAATACCTGACCGCGTTCAAAGGCCGCGGCATGGAATTCGACGAAACCCGCCCCTATGCCCAGGGCGACGATGTGCGCCAATTGGACTGGAAAGTCACCGCCCGCACCGGCAAGCCGCATACCAAGCTGTTCCGCGAGGAGCGGGAACGCCCGGTGTTCCTGTCGGTGGATTACCGCGCCGCGATGTTCTTCGCCACGCGCGGCATGTTCAAATCGGCCATGGCGGCGCGCTTGGCGGCGCTGATCGCCTGGAGCGCCCGCGCCCATGGCGACCGCGTGGGCGGGCAAATCTTTTCCGAAGCGGGTCGGGTCGAATTCAAACCGGACCATGGCCACCGCGCCGTGCTGCGCCTGCTCAAAGCCTTGGTGGACCAGGCCGATCCCGCCGCCGGAGGTAGCGCGGAAGCGGCCTTGGAAGACGCTTTGTCGCGCCTGCCGCGCCATGCCCGGCCCGGCAGCTTGGTGTTCGTGTTCAGCGATTTCCGCCATCTCAACGCCCAGGGCGAGGCCGCGCTCAGCCGTTTGGCCCGGCATTGCGATGGCGTGCTGGTGATGGTGTCCGATCCGATGGAACAGGCCCTGCCCTTGGGGCGGCATCGCTATGCCATGGCGGGACGCGAGTTGCTGGTCGATGCCAACCGCGACACCGCCGCCGAACACGAACGGCGCTTCCTGGAGCGCCAGCAACGGGTGCGTTCACTGGCCCTGGGCCACGGATTGCGCTTCGTGGCCTGCCGTACCCTCGACGATCCCCTGCTGGTCCTGCAACAAGGCATCCGCCGCCACCCTGCCTGA
- a CDS encoding DUF4381 domain-containing protein, producing the protein MEPLPLRDIHLPAAIGWWPPAPGWWLVLLAATGLVALSAWLVLRWRRVTPIKLARRELDALANAQELAPDEKLRRLSILLRRTALSLYPRQQVAGLTGAAWLDWLDATLGEPRFSQGPGRSLTEAPYRPRTGTDIEPLLALSRDWLRALAKTKAAHRALAPVRKTPRP; encoded by the coding sequence ATGGAACCCTTGCCTTTACGCGATATACACCTCCCCGCCGCCATTGGTTGGTGGCCCCCGGCGCCGGGCTGGTGGCTGGTGTTGCTAGCCGCCACCGGCCTCGTCGCGCTCTCGGCCTGGCTGGTGCTACGTTGGCGGCGGGTCACGCCGATCAAGCTGGCACGGCGGGAACTCGACGCCCTGGCGAACGCCCAGGAACTCGCCCCGGATGAAAAACTGCGCCGCCTCTCCATCCTCCTGCGCCGGACCGCCCTGAGCCTATATCCCCGCCAGCAGGTCGCGGGTTTGACCGGGGCGGCATGGCTGGACTGGCTGGATGCGACCCTGGGCGAACCCCGCTTCAGCCAGGGTCCGGGGCGCTCATTGACGGAAGCGCCCTACCGCCCACGGACCGGCACCGATATCGAGCCTTTGCTCGCCTTATCCCGCGATTGGCTACGGGCGCTCGCCAAAACCAAAGCCGCCCATCGTGCCCTCGCCCCCGTCCGCAAGACTCCCCGCCCATGA